A stretch of Primulina tabacum isolate GXHZ01 chromosome 13, ASM2559414v2, whole genome shotgun sequence DNA encodes these proteins:
- the LOC142523093 gene encoding shaggy-related protein kinase eta isoform X1: MADDKEMSAPVMGGNDSVTGHIISTTIGGKNGEPKRTVSYMAERVVGTGSFGIVFQAKCLETGETVAIKKVLQDRRYKNRELQLMRTMDHPNIVSLKHCFYSTTIKNELFLNLVMEYVPESMFSVIKHYSNMNQRMPLIYVKLYTYQIFRGLAYMHSVAGVCHRDLKPQNVLVDPVTQQVKICDFGSAKALVAGEANIAYICSRFYRAPELIFGATEYSTSIDIWSAGCVLAELLLGKPLFPGENAVDQLVEIIKVLGTPTREEVRCMNPNYTDFRFPQIKAHPWHKVFQKRMPPEAIDLASRLLQYSPNLRCDALDACAHPFFDELREPNTRLPNGRPLPTLFNFKQELSSASPDLVNKLIPDHVKRQMGLKFIV; the protein is encoded by the exons ATGGCCGACGATAAG GAGATGTCTGCTCCTGTAATGGGTGGGAATGATTCCGTCACTGGCCACATAATTTCCACAACCATTGGTGGCAAGAATGGAGAACCTAAGCGG ACAGTTAGTTATATGGCAGAGCGAGTTGTGGGGACAGGTTCATTTGGAATTGTATTTCAG GCAAAATGCCTTGAAACTGGGGAGACTGTGGCTATAAAGAAGGTTCTACAAGACAGAAGATACAAGAACCGTGAATTACAGTTAATGAGGACAATGGATCATCCTAATATTGTTTCCCTGAAGCATTGTTTCTATTCAACCACTATTAAAAACGAGCTATTTCTCAATTTAGTTATGGAATATGTTCCGGAATCGATGTTCAGTGTTATAAAGCATTACAGTAACATGAATCAGAGAATGCCACTTATATATGTGAAGCTTTACACCTATCAA ATTTTTAGAGGGTTGGCATATATGCATTCTGTTGCCGGAGTATGCCATAGAGACTTGAAGCCACAAAATGTTCTG GTTGATCCTGTAACACAGCAAGTGAAAATATGCGATTTTGGAAGTGCAAAAGCATTA GTGGCAGGCGAGGCAAATATAGCGTACATATGCTCACGGTTTTACCGTGCTCCTGAGCTAATTTTTGGTGCTACTGAATACAGTACATCCATTGATATTTGGTCAGCTGGTTGTGTACTCGCTGAGCTTCTTCTGGGCAAA CCTTTGTTTCCCGGGGAGAATGCTGTGGATCAGCTTGTGGAGATAATCAAG GTTCTTGGAACTCCAACAAGGGAGGAAGTTCGTTGTATGAATCCAAATTATACTGATTTTAGATTCCCACAAATAAAGGCGCACCCTTGGCACAAG GTTTTTCAAAAACGAATGCCTCCAGAAGCAATAGACCTTGCCTCCAGGTTGCTGCAGTACTCTCCAAATCTCCGTTGCGATGCA CTAGATGCATGTGCACATCCATTCTTTGACGAGCTTCGAGAACCCAACACTCGATTACCAAATGGTCGCCCCCTACCAACTTTGTTCAACTTCAAACAAGAG CTGTCTAGTGCTTCACCCGACCTCGTTAACAAGCTGATACCCGACCATGTGAAAAGACAAATGGGTTTGAAGTTCATCGTATGA
- the LOC142523093 gene encoding shaggy-related protein kinase eta isoform X2, which produces MSAPVMGGNDSVTGHIISTTIGGKNGEPKRTVSYMAERVVGTGSFGIVFQAKCLETGETVAIKKVLQDRRYKNRELQLMRTMDHPNIVSLKHCFYSTTIKNELFLNLVMEYVPESMFSVIKHYSNMNQRMPLIYVKLYTYQIFRGLAYMHSVAGVCHRDLKPQNVLVDPVTQQVKICDFGSAKALVAGEANIAYICSRFYRAPELIFGATEYSTSIDIWSAGCVLAELLLGKPLFPGENAVDQLVEIIKVLGTPTREEVRCMNPNYTDFRFPQIKAHPWHKVFQKRMPPEAIDLASRLLQYSPNLRCDALDACAHPFFDELREPNTRLPNGRPLPTLFNFKQELSSASPDLVNKLIPDHVKRQMGLKFIV; this is translated from the exons ATGTCTGCTCCTGTAATGGGTGGGAATGATTCCGTCACTGGCCACATAATTTCCACAACCATTGGTGGCAAGAATGGAGAACCTAAGCGG ACAGTTAGTTATATGGCAGAGCGAGTTGTGGGGACAGGTTCATTTGGAATTGTATTTCAG GCAAAATGCCTTGAAACTGGGGAGACTGTGGCTATAAAGAAGGTTCTACAAGACAGAAGATACAAGAACCGTGAATTACAGTTAATGAGGACAATGGATCATCCTAATATTGTTTCCCTGAAGCATTGTTTCTATTCAACCACTATTAAAAACGAGCTATTTCTCAATTTAGTTATGGAATATGTTCCGGAATCGATGTTCAGTGTTATAAAGCATTACAGTAACATGAATCAGAGAATGCCACTTATATATGTGAAGCTTTACACCTATCAA ATTTTTAGAGGGTTGGCATATATGCATTCTGTTGCCGGAGTATGCCATAGAGACTTGAAGCCACAAAATGTTCTG GTTGATCCTGTAACACAGCAAGTGAAAATATGCGATTTTGGAAGTGCAAAAGCATTA GTGGCAGGCGAGGCAAATATAGCGTACATATGCTCACGGTTTTACCGTGCTCCTGAGCTAATTTTTGGTGCTACTGAATACAGTACATCCATTGATATTTGGTCAGCTGGTTGTGTACTCGCTGAGCTTCTTCTGGGCAAA CCTTTGTTTCCCGGGGAGAATGCTGTGGATCAGCTTGTGGAGATAATCAAG GTTCTTGGAACTCCAACAAGGGAGGAAGTTCGTTGTATGAATCCAAATTATACTGATTTTAGATTCCCACAAATAAAGGCGCACCCTTGGCACAAG GTTTTTCAAAAACGAATGCCTCCAGAAGCAATAGACCTTGCCTCCAGGTTGCTGCAGTACTCTCCAAATCTCCGTTGCGATGCA CTAGATGCATGTGCACATCCATTCTTTGACGAGCTTCGAGAACCCAACACTCGATTACCAAATGGTCGCCCCCTACCAACTTTGTTCAACTTCAAACAAGAG CTGTCTAGTGCTTCACCCGACCTCGTTAACAAGCTGATACCCGACCATGTGAAAAGACAAATGGGTTTGAAGTTCATCGTATGA